The following are from one region of the Magallana gigas chromosome 4, xbMagGiga1.1, whole genome shotgun sequence genome:
- the LOC105331211 gene encoding uncharacterized protein C12orf56 isoform X4: protein MARGNADVLFKKNSKLESFLKRTLPEEAFERVRGYEACIIVTEKENKGFKYCVLDDEYIYQAENPPKNREDLQVMVPLKEIISVDLVNDFPDFLSGEERTNTQHIQVVHWTSDQIKKRSFRKSKKSPRTGSLSDLHGDRSNASTPLENISLQEGSNWSEDYGYITQSTSSLQINSSRPESRGSVSSTQGLKSSGRDIKTSSLKKKKRIGDGMEDSVLKALKEEMEDGQLDDLEDMDGDYSTSYTSILHTKRGSRVKEAPSVRTGMDRRGSTDTTVSQTGSVRPQPRAPSISNEKKLIDVRNQNDSSEKPLLCSCFGFNCFRSSRVSCGRDDMVTEDSSAKPIVANGKPSNDDVFFVANPLPPKPEISIDVTSDLASQGHKGSMQSLVQEPVLNSRRSSVTTIRGLSRAGTPAQEFDGTRSASNLGMASMSDFGSSIIRINTLLSPEERKKATVSIYLLNLQSPMLMLIRSAWNNYLIKHTLNIDMDYEKNFRSSAVRSGPIQRIPKYREKMELLFNALKRDLLNPENSMEDIFSLLTELKTATEKNFTLKKLFWKNADMFLFLVRQTQHYLPKSPVNVNTEHGRVQRADELELVILLTEILSLMFRESEIIPARIQTLKADRGKAIFDLIRLLICSPEIPEKMAAPSKSTQNLQATDEEIKKQIDEFRKSALLTLFEIFLMARQANWGNREASFFNISWVIKTMEEMRMTEGFVENVIDQMMKFIGPTRKDALMPQEAVTLYVQFSVLQTFLHYSPKISAFIRSHYLEEFKYFVQVPVVMKKLPQSYPICMITVTLIESVTNKVLDSGTSIFPKSPSKKKGVTTMSDIDTLSLAGRRLSSVSNAW from the exons ATGGCGCGGGGAAACGCAGATGTCTTGTTCAAAAAGAACAGCAAGTTGGAGAGTTTTCTCAAGCGCACCTTGCCAGAGGAGGCGTTCGAGCGAGTGCGGGGATACGAGGCTTGTATCATTGTGACAGAGAAAGAAAATAAGGGCTTCAAATACTGTGTCTTGGACGATGAGTACATTTACCAGGCGGAAAATCCGCCCAAAAATCGCGAGGACCTGCAGGTCATGGTTCCCCTCAAGGAGATTATCTCCGTTGATCTG GTAAATGATTTTCCGGATTTTTTGAGTGGTGAAGAAAGGACTAATACTCAACACATTCAAGTGGTTCATTGGACTTCAGATCAAATCAAGAAACGGTCATTtagaaaatccaaaaaatctcCCAGAACTGGTTCATTATCAGATCTACACGGTGATCGATCCAATGCATCAACACCATTGGAGAACATTTCTCTACAAGAGGGAAGCAACTGGTCTGAGGACTATGGTTACATAACCCAGAGCACGTCCAGTTTACAGATAAACAGTAGTCGACCAGAGAGTCGAGGTTCTGTGAGCTCAACCCAGGGACTGAAGTCGAGTGGTCGTGATATTAAGACCAGTAGtctgaaaaagaagaagagGATTGGCGATGGAATGGAAGACAGTGTTCTGAAGGCGCTGAAGGAGGAGATGGAGGATGGTCAGCTGGATGATCTGGAGGACATGGATGGGGATTATTCGACCTCTTACACCTCCATTCTTCATACCAAGCGTGGGAGTAGAGTGAAGGAGGCACCCAGTGTTAGGACTGGCATGGACAGGCGTGGATCCACGGACACCACCGTCAGTCAAACCGGGTCAGTACGGCCCCAGCCCAGGGCCCCTTCTATCTCcaacgaaaaaaaattaattgatgtcagaaatcaaaatgattCTTCTGAGAAACCACTGCTGTGTAGCTGCTTTGGTTTTAATTGCTTCCGTTCAAGTCGGGTGTCTTGTGGCCGAGATGATATGGTCACTGAAGATAGCAGTGCAAAACCCATTGTGGCCAATGGAAAGCCTTCCAATGATGATGTGTTCTTTGTTGCTAACCCCCTGCCCCCTAAACCTGAAATAAGTATTGATGTCACGTCTGACTTGGCTAGCCAGGGACATAAGGGTTCTATGCAATCTCTAGTACAGGAACCGGTCTTGAATTCTCGTCGTTCGTCTGTGACGACAATACGTGGCTTGTCGCGGGCGGGAACCCCGGCCCAGGAGTTTGATGGCACTCGCAGTGCCAG TAACCTAGGGATGGCGTCTATGTCAGATTTCGGGAGCTCCATTATCCGCATCAACACGCTGCTGAGTCCGGAGGAGCGGAAGAAAGCGACCGTCAGTATTTACCTCCTAAATCTCCAGTCTCCAATGTTGATGTTAATCCGTAGTGCCTGGAATAATTACCTCATC AAACATACCCTCAACATTGATATGGATTATGAGAAGAACTTCAGATCAAGTGCAGTGAGAAGTGGACCAATTCAAAG AATCCCCAAGTACAG AGAAAAGATGGAGCTCTTATTCAATGCCTTGAAGCGAGATCTCCTCAACCCTGAGAACTCGATGGAGGACATATTCTCTCTTCTTACCGAGCTTAAAACTGCCACCGAGAAAAACTTCACGCTCAAGAAACTGTTCTGGAAA AATGCAGACATGTTTTTATTCCTGGTGAGACAAACTCAACACTACCTGCCAAAGTCACCTGTCAATGTAAACACTGAGCACGGGCGAGTCCAGAGGGCCGATGAACTCGA ACTAGTCATACTACTGACAGAAATTCTGAGTCTGATGTTCAGGGAGTCTGAAATCATTCCTGCCAGGATCCAAACCTTGAAAGCAGACAG GGGCAAGGCCATCTTTGATCTGATCCGTCTTCTTATCTGTTCACCGGAAATTCCAGAGAAAATGGCCGCTCCTTCAAAGAGTACCCAGAATCTACAGGCCACGGACGAAGAG ATAAAGAAGCAGATAGATGAGTTCCGAAAGTCGGCCCTGCTGACGCTGTTCGAGATCTTTCTGATGGCAAGACAGGCAAACTGGGGGAACAGAGAGGCCAGCTTCTTCAACATCAGCTGGGTCATAAAGACCATGGAGGAAATGAGGATGACG GAAGGGTTCGTGGAGAATGTGATCGACCAGATGATGAAGTTTATCGGGCCGACTCGTAAAGACGCTCTGATGCCTCAGGAGGCGGTGACTCTCTATGTACAGTTCTCCGTCCTACAGACTTTTCTACACTACAGCCCCAAGATCTCCGCCTTCATCCGCAGCCACTATCTGGAGGAGTTcaa GTACTTTGTGCAGGTGCCTGTGGTGATGAAGAAGCTGCCCCAGTCCTACCCCATCTGTATGATCACTGTGACCCTCATCGAGTCGGTCACCAACAAGGTCCTTGACTCAGGGACCTCCATCTTCCCCAAATCCCCAAG